Proteins found in one Thunnus maccoyii chromosome 5, fThuMac1.1, whole genome shotgun sequence genomic segment:
- the snrkb gene encoding SNF related kinase b, whose translation MDSSGEITSAQDGHPELRSSPGRCDLSGLYHLGRTLGRGHFAVVKLARQVNTGQLVAVKMIDKTKLDVMATSHLLQEVRCMRLVQHPNVVRLYEVIDTPTTLYLVMELAEGGDLYDYILRHEGGVAEDTAKRHFAQIVRAVAYCHQLHVVHRDLKPENVVFFPQQGAVKLTDFGFSNLFQPGMMLATSCGSLAYSAPEILLGEEYDAPAVDIWSLGVILYMLVCGVPPFQETNDSETLVMILDCRYSVPEHVSGDCRDLISRMLQKDPSCRASLEEIEAHHWLQGLDNALLSPEAPPHWLSGALSPSSPRSGVPECGDLLAARPPSQQAFPGPWQPSLSFTLRPPLNEEPPVTKNLPALQQICEEEEEEEEEEEEEEEEEEGSLAKEGGGLVSSLLVEELEKEAEEMLDGADDQECREEEEREEELERSVEMLEEEEEEVEVKAQMEMDIEKENSESVISDQPVSHGDNPVSQSPEIPPSSLPGLGVPCCQGQPDPISPEGGEDEETEPNNNTNKPPLLPESNSSVPSIPAPSARLSLNGKEAQKTGQEGKQDERTEKSGRDDLSTDRSQPHNALGARDEAAPRVEAGKRHSLKLRERLFQFPLCEKALAFNIPTHNKPKILPLAQYNCCHVL comes from the exons atGGATTCCTCTGGAGAAATAACTTCAGCCCAGGATGGACATCCCGAACTCAGGAGCAGCCCTGGTCGCTGTGATCTCAGCGGACTGTACCATCTGGGTCGGACATTGGGCAGGGGCCACTTTGCGGTGGTCAAACTGGCTCGTCAAGTCAACACTGGGCAGCTGGTTGCTGTCAAGATGATTGACAAGACAAAACTTGATGTCATGGCAACGAGCCACCTCTTACAAGAAGTGAG GTGCATGAGGCTGGTGCAGCATCCCAACGTGGTTCGCCTCTACGAGGTCATCGACACACCCACCACCCTCTACCTGGTCATGGAGCTGGCCGAGGGGGGTGACCTCTACGACTACATCCTGCGCCACGAGGGAGGCGTGGCTGAAGACACCGCCAAGCGTCATTTTGCCCAGATCGTGCGCGCTGTGGCGTACTGCCATCAGCTCCACGTGGTGCACCGGGACCTGAAGCCTGAGAATGTAGTGTTCTTTCCCCAGCAGGGGGCTGTGAAGCTGACGGACTTTGGGTTCAGCAATTTATTCCAACCTGGGATGATGTTGGCCACCAGCTGTGGGTCACTAGCGTACTCCGCTCCAGAGATTCTGCTGGGAGAAGAGTATGATGCTCCAGCTGTAG atATCTGGTCTCTCGGGGTGATCCTGTACATGCTGGTGTGTGGAGTCCCTCCCTTCCAGGAAACCAACGACAGCGAGACTCTGGTCATGATTCTTGACTGTCGCTATTCCGTCCCTGAACATGTTTCAGGCGACTGCAGAGA CCTGATCTCCAGGATGCTCCAGAAGGATCCGTCTTGCCGCGCGTCACTCGAGGAGATCGAGGCTCACCACTGGCTGCAGGGGCTGGATAATGCCCTGCTCAGCCCGGAGGCCCCACCCCACTGGCTCTCAGGGGCCCTCTCTCCCAGCTCTCCCCGCTCAGGAGTGCCTGAGTGTGGGGACCTGCTCGCTGCGAGGCCCCCGTCTCAGCAAGCTTTCCCTGGACCTTGGCAGCCCAGCCTCAGCTTCACCCTCCGTCCACCTCTGAATGAAGAGCCTCCTGTCACCAAGAACCTCCCGGCGTTACAGCAGATctgtgaggaagaagaagaagaggaggaggaggaagaggaagaggaggaggaggaggagggcagtcTGGCAAAAGAGGGTGGAGGTTTGGTGTCATCTTTGTTAGTAGAGGAGCTCGAGAAAGAAGCTGAGGAGATGCTTGATGGAGCAGATGATCAAGAGTgcagggaagaggaagaaagagaggaagagttaGAACGCTCAGTGGAGAtgttggaggaggaagaggaggaggtggaggtcaAAGCTCAGATGGAGATGGAcatagagaaagaaaacagtgagAGTGTGATTTCAGACCAACCAGTCAGTCATGGAGACAATCCTGTCAGTCAGAGTCCTGAAATCCCACCATCATCTCTGCCTGGCTTGGGGGTCCCGTGCTGTCAGGGGCAGCCAGACCCCATAAGcccagagggaggagaggatgaggagacagaacccaacaacaacaccaacaaaccTCCTCTTCTCCCTGAATCCAACTCCTCTGTCCCCTCCATCCCTGCTCCCTCTGCCAGACTCAGCCTGAACGGGAAGGAAGCTCAAAAGACAGGACAGGAAGGAAAACAAGACGAGAGAACGGAGAAAAGCGGGAGAGATGACCTCTCAACAGACAGATCTCAACCCCACAATGCACTGGGGGCGCGGGATGAGGCTGCTCCGAGGGTGGAGGCAGGGAAACGGCACAGCTTAAAGTTGCGTGAGAGACTGTTTCAGTTCCCTCTCTGTGAAAAAGCTCTGGCCTTCAACATACCGACACACAACAAGCCCAAGATTCTCCCGCTGGCTCAGTACAACTGCTGCCATGTGCTATAA
- the ano10b gene encoding anoctamin-10 has translation MSEAGGDEGGGGSSSSNTDQQTEDKSPGGKILGKLSAIATGPGWTKASCPCCVSEQVEPLVVVKLGEKVRPETKRWLIRVIGAPQKDGGAALLAHSGEDASGDIIVVSAPRCTLLRATEELGLCKTYCNGDMEAFSYHDREHFKDSDNMEVFLTLAEREYIVKYELDGLRAQRDLRIPGLPDNYTLQHRDNIWQKLGSAGVIVDTFPLHKHDKLKDLSEAWYSGNQLAQPLDSVNAYFGSSVAFYFSFLDFYTWSLLPPAILGLSITYFSGEVQKEMDESVSGSQVTIADDDAGPGHIIQAVFSMLWSTVVIELWKRRSSSLSYRWGTLHLAERFAEPRPGFHGDLGVNPVTGRVEPLFAEWQRDLRMALVSVPVVGMFLGLVVLGMVCFYWGEAQVKQLHQDWDSLLTQTLLYMPSVLHIVYTNMLANVYKTVAKSLTEYENHREESAFQNHLTAKVLVFTFFNYFAVLFHIAFFKQDVSLLRKRLASLLIVSQLVNQVTEVVIPFLVDRLVNAPRRREREDDPQEDKFRNQITSPVFPGLFGEYIELLVQFGYLSLFSCVYPLTAVLLLINNLTEIRSDAYKICNLFRKPFSPPVANMGVWQLAFQVLSFVSVVSNCWLLILSPRVRELCQEGGMSSTNFLLLAVLVEHVLILIKVVLAALIPDEPDWIRKKKEHIEYTSMQALRQQKLLSEES, from the exons ATGAGTGAGGCAGGTGGTGATGAAGGTGGaggtggcagcagcagtagtaacACAGACCAGCAGACAGAGGATAAGTCTCCTGGAGGAAAGATTCTGGGAAAACTAAGCGCTATCGCCACTGGACCAGGCTGGACTAAGGCCAGCTGCCCCTGCTGTGTGTCGGAGCAGGTCGAGCCATTGGTTGTAGTGAAGCTTGGGGAGAAAGTTCGCCCCGAGACCAAGAGGTGGCTCATCAGAGTGATTGGAGCTCCTCAGAAAGATGGAG GTGCAGCATTACTGGCCCACTCAGGTGAGGACGCCAGTGGTGACATCATTGTGGTCTCTGCCCCGCGCTGTACGTTACTACGAGCCACCGAAGAGTTGGGTCTATGTAAGACTTACTGCAACGGGGACATGGAGGCCTTCTCCTACCATGACAGAGAACACTTTAAAGATTCAG ACAACATGGAGGTGTTCCTGACGCTGGCGGAGAGAGAGTACATAGTGAAATATGAGCTGGACGGTCTGCGGGCACAGAGGGACCTGAGAATACCTGGCCTGCCTGACAATTACACACTGCAACACCGAGACAACATCT GGCAGAAGCTGGGGTCAGCTGGTGTGATTGTAGACACCTTCCCTCTCCATAAACACGACAAACTGAAAGATCTCAGTGAAGCCTGGTACTCTGGGAATCAGCTGGCTCAGCCACTGG ATTCAGTCAATGCATATTTTGGAAGCTCAGTGGCGTTCTACTTCAGCTTCCTTGATTTCTACACCTGGTCTCTGCTGCCACCAGCGATACTGGGCCTGTCCATCACATACTTCTCAG GTGAAGTTCAGAAGGAGATGGATGAGTCAGTCTCGGGCTCACAGGTCACGATCGCTGATGATGATGCAGGACCTGGTCACATCATCCAGGCTGTGTTTAGTATGCTGTGGTCCACAGTGGTCATCGAGCTGTGGAAGCGTCGGAGCTCTTCCCTGTCCTACCGCTGGGGGACCCTGCACCTTGCTGAGCGCTTCGCAGAGCCACGGCCCGGTTTCCATGGTGATCTTGGGGTCAACCCTGTTACAGGTCGCGTGGAGCCGCTGTTTGCTGAATGGCAGAGAGACCTCCGTATGGCGCTGGTGTCAGTCCCAGTGGTGGGAATGTTTCTAG GGTTGGTGGTGCTGGGTATGGTTTGTTTCTACTGGGGGGAGGCCCAGGTGAAACAGCTACACCAGGACTGGGACTCCCTGCTGACTCAGACTTTGCTCTACATGCCCTCTGTGCTTCACATCGTCTATACAAACATGCTAGCGAATGTTTACAAGACAGTGGCAAAGTCTCTGACTGAATATG AAAACCACAGAGAAGAGTCCGCCTTTCAGAACCATCTAACAGCCAAAGTCTTAGTG TTCACCTTCTTCAACTACTTTGCAGTGCTCTTCCACATTGCCTTCTTCAAGCAGGATGTGTCTTTGCTCCGTAAG CGTCTGGCCTCTTTGCTGATAGTGAGCCAGCTCGTGAACCAGGTGACAGAGGTGGTCATACCCTTCCTGGTGGACCGGCTCGTCAACGCCCCCcgtaggagagagagagaagatgaccCGCAGGAGGACAAATTCAGGAACCAAATCACCTCGCCTGTTTTCCCt GGCCTGTTTGGGGAGTACATCGAGCTCTTGGTGCAGTTTGGGTATTTGAGTCTTTTCTCCTGTGTGTATCCTCTGACGGCCGTGCTGCTGCTCATCAACAACCTCACGGAGATCCGATCGGACGCTTACAAGATCTGCAATCTTTTCCGCAAACCATTTTCCCCCCCTGTGGCTAACATGGGCGTGTGGCAG TTAGCTTTTCAGGTCCTGAGTTTTGTCTCCGTTGTGTCTAACTGCTGGCTACTGATACTGTCACCACGGGTGCGAGAGCTGTGTCAGGAGGGCGGGATGAGCAGCACAAACTTTCTGCTGTTGGCTGTTTTGGTGGAG caTGTGCTGATCTTGATCAAAGTGGTTTTGGCTGCCTTGATCCCTGATGAACCGGACTGGatcaggaaaaagaaagaacataTAGAGTACACATCCATGCAGGCCCTGAGACAGCAG aAGCTGCTTTCTGAAGAGTCCTGA